Sequence from the Fibrobacter sp. UWP2 genome:
CGTCAAGGACCACTGGAAGGCGGGCGAGTCCTGCGACAAGGCTGCCGAGTGGCTTACCTATCCGTACTACGTGCTCGACTGGAAGTCCAAGAACATCACGCTCCTCAAGTGGATGAACTATGAGAAGTTCATTGTGGCGGCGGTCATTTGCCTCATCATTTTGGTGGCGGCGTTCAACATCATCAGCTCCCTCATCATGGTCGTGATCGACAAGACCAAGGAAATCGGCATTTTGCGCAGCATGGGCCTAAGCAAGGGCGGTGTGATGCGCGTGTTCATGCTCATGGGTAGTTTTATTGGTGTGGGCGGAACCATTGTCGGCGGCACAATCGGCCTGGTGCTATGCAAGTTGCAGGAGGCTTACCATTTTGTAAAACTGCCGGGCGATGTTTACGTGATTCCGTACTTCCCGATTTCGGTGCATCTTTTGGATGTGGTTTTGATTTTTGTTATCGGCATCGCGCTTTGTGTGGCTGCAACCTTGCTCCCCGCATGGAAGGCGAGCAGGCTCGATCCCGTGGGGGCGATTAGGCATGAGTAGTTTATTGCAAACAGTCGACCTCAGGCGCGTGTTTTCCGAGACGGGCGAGGAGCTCGAGATTTTGAAAGGTGTGAACTTTTCGATGAACGAGGGCGAACTCGTCGCGCTGACGGGTTCCTCGGGCTCGGGAAAATCGACTTTCTTGAACCTAGTGGGCTTGCTCGACACGCCTACGAGCGGGGAAATCCTCTTTAAGGGCAAGCCGCTCTCCAAGTTCAACGACGTCGAGAAGGACTTGTACCACCGCGTGCAGGTGGGCTTTGTGTTCCAGTTCCACCATTTGCTCACCGAGTTTACGGCGCTCGAGAACGTTTGTGTGCCGGGCCGCATTTTGGGCACGACCGAGGCGGAATGCCGCGAACGGG
This genomic interval carries:
- a CDS encoding ABC transporter ATP-binding protein — encoded protein: MSSLLQTVDLRRVFSETGEELEILKGVNFSMNEGELVALTGSSGSGKSTFLNLVGLLDTPTSGEILFKGKPLSKFNDVEKDLYHRVQVGFVFQFHHLLTEFTALENVCVPGRILGTTEAECRERAEMLLETVGLKDRLKHLPRELSGGERQRIAIARALMNHPDLVLADEPSGNLDEANSAKLNELFGELNDKFNQAFLIVTHDEKLASFAKRRVVMHGGLIQSME